DNA sequence from the Deltaproteobacteria bacterium genome:
ACGAAGCCGCAGAGGTGGCCGGCAAAGTCGGCGCGCTTCGAGGTGCCGAGGAACGCGAGCAGCGCAAGGCCGGCGCCGAGAGCCACCCAGGGCCGGCGGCGATGCTGGGGAAGCGCCGCCAGCGACCCCAGCGCGCCGAACACGGCCGTGGAAGCGCCCACGGAGACGAATTCGCGGCGCACCAGCTCGGCGGCGAGGAACGTTCCACTGGCGCCCGCGACGAGCAGGAGGATCGCCGCCACTCCGGGCCCGAGAGCGCGAGCGAGGAGCGCGAGGAGCAGCCCTCCCAGCACTGCGTTCCCGACGGCGTGTCCCGCGTCGGCGTGCAGCGTCAGCGCGGTCACAGTCCGCCACGCCTCGCCGGCGAGGATGGCGGCAGCGTCCGCGCTCCCCCGGGAGAACCATCGCGAGTCTGCCGACTGGGGCCCGGTCCAGACGTGGAAGGCAAGAAGAGCGAAAAAGAAGGCCAGCCCACTGGCGACCGCCGCCGCCGGAGGGCGCGGCGGTTCCTCCCGTTGCGATCGGGCGACGGGATTTTCCCGCTCGAAGGCGGCGATTGCCGCTTCGGCGCGGGCAGAATCGTCGTCGGCGATGATCAGCGCCCACCGCTCCTCGCCGGCGTTGCGCAGCTCGTGGCCGATGCCCTCCTCGTCGAGGACGAGGGAGAGATCCATCGCGCGCCGGAAATCGCTCACCAACCGCAGCAGCACGCCGTCAGCCTACACGGCGCCGTCCTGTGATAGGAGAGCGCGGCCATGCCGACTCTCGACGCGCCGCGCACGCTGCAGTCCTCGCAGCGGATCTGGGAGCAGGAGATCGTCCCTGCCCTCTACGAGTACATCCGGATTCCGAACAAGTCCCCCGCCTACGACGCGCGCTGGCAGCAGAACATGGACCGCGCCGTGTCCCTGATCGAGGGGTGGTGCCGCAGGCAGGCGGTCGAGGGACTGGCGGTGGAAGTGATCCGGCTGGAGGGCCGGACGCCGGTGATCCTGATGGAGATCCCGGGCCAGGGCAGCGAGACGGTGCTGCTCTACGGGCATCTCGACAAGCAGCCGGAGATGACCGGGTGGCGCCAGGGGTTGTCGCCCTGGAACCCGGTGCGCGAAGGCGACAAATTGTACGGGCGCGGCGGCGCGGACGACGGATACGCGAGCTTCGCCTCGCTGGCAGCGCTGCGGCTCGTGCAGGAGCAGGCGCTGCCGCACGCGCGCTGCATCGTGTTGATCGAAGCCTGCGAGGAGAGCGGATCGACCGACCTTCCCGCCTACATCGCGCACCTCGCGCCGCGCATCGGAAAGCCCTCCCTCATCGTCTGCCTCGACTCGGGGTGCGGCAACTACGACCAGCTTTGGATGACCACCTCCCTGCGGGGCCTGGTCGGCGGCAACCTGCGCGTGGAGATCCTCGGCGAAGGCGTCCACTCGGGAGACGCGAGCGGAATCGTGCCCGAGTCCTTCCGCATCCTCCGTCAGCTGCTCAGCCGGATCGACGACGAGCAGAACGGGAAGGTGAAGCTCGACGCAGTCCACGTGCAGGTGCCCGCCGAGCGCCTCAAGCAGGCCCGTCTCACCGCCGAGGTCCTCGGCGACGAGGTGTGGAACAAGTTCCCCTTCGTACCGGGGGCGCGGCCTGCGGTCACGGACAAGGTCGAGATGATCCTGAACCGCTCCTGGCGGCCGGCGCTCAGCATCACCGGCATCGAAGGGCTACCGCCGCTGGAGAGCGCGGGGAGCGTCCTGCGGCCGTTCACCGCCTGCAAGATCTCGCTGCGCATTCCTCCCCGGATAGACCCGGTGGCCGCGACGCGGGCGGTGAAGGACGCGCTCGAGAAGGACCCACCGTACGGCGCGCGGGTCAGCTTCGAGGGCGAGAAATCGGGAATCGGCTGGGACTCGCCGCCGCTGGCGCAGTGGCTCTCGTCTTCGGTGGATCGGGCCTCCCGCAACTATTTCGGAAAGCCGCCGATGGCGCTGGGCGAGGGCGGAAGCATTCCCTTCATGGGGATGCTGGGCGAGAAGTTTCCCGACGCGCAGTTCCTCATCACGGGCGTGCTCGGTCCGGGATCGAACGCCCACGGCCCGAACGAGTTCCTGCACATTCCCACCGGGATCCGCCTCACGGCGTGCGTGGCGAGCGTGATCGCCGATCATTTCGCCAGATGAAGATCGTCATCGCGGTGCTGCTGCTCGCGCTCCCGCTCTGGTGCGCGTGGGCAATCTACGCCGCGGCGCGGATGGGCAAGCTGACCTTCCCGCGCGCGCTCGTCTACGGCACCGGCCTGGTCTTCCTGCTGCTGGGAAATCCGCTGGCGAATGCTTATCTGCTCTCGCCCATCGATCATGCGTTGCAGCGCGCGCTGTTCGAGAAGGCGCGCGGCGCAGGGCTGCTGGGTGCAGACGAGGCGAAGGTCCGCGCGGTGCTCGGCAATCCATGGAAAACGCGCCAGCTCGAAGCTCCGTACTCCGTGCTGCTCTACGTGCCGTGCAGGGTCTGCATGGCCTCCTATGCCGCGCCGTTCATCGTCTATCTGCGGTCAGGGACCGTCGAGGGATTCCGCTCCGGCCCCGGCGAAATGCTGAAGGCGAAGCGCGACGCTCAGTGACGCGCGCCGCCTTTCATCAAGTGGTGGACTGCTTCCAGAAGCCCGTCCTGGGTGAGCCGGTACATGGGCAAGATCCGGCGAATCACTTCGGCGGTGCCATACCAGGCCACCTGGGGCTCCGGGTTCAGCCATGCGGCGTGGAGGAAATGCTGCGCAAGATGGGCCAACCAGGCGACGCCCGGTGCGCCCGAGTCCTCGCTGAAGCTCCAGCGCGACCCGCTCGACTGCAGCTCCCAGGGGCTCATCAGCGCGTCGCCGACCACGATCAGGCGCCAGGAGGGATCGCAATCCTGCAAGAGCCGCAGGACGGGGATCCCGCGGATCAGGCCGGCGCTCTCGTACACGCGGCCGTAGATGCAGTTGTGGAAGTAATAGGTGCGCAGCTCCTTGAAGTGGGTGGCGCGCTTGGCGGCGGAGAAGAGCCGTTCGCAGACGTGCGCGTGCGGATCCATCGACCCGCCGACGTCGAGGAGCAACAGCACTCGCAGATTCGACCGACGCGGAGGCCGTAGCGCGATCTCCAGCTCGCCCGCATTGCGCGCGGTCTTGTCGATGGTGGTCTCGATATCCAGCTCGTCCAGCGCTCCTTCGCGGACGAAGGCGCGCAACCGGCGCAGGGCAACCTCGATGTGCCGGGTGTCGAGGGTGACGTCGGACCGGAGATCGCGGAAGTGCCGCTCGGCGGCCACCTCCAGAGCGCCGCGACCGCCGGGGGCCTGTCCTACCTTGATCCCGGTGGGGTGCGTTCCGCCGCTGCCGTGCGGTGAGGTCCCTGCCGTCCCGACCCAACGGTTGCCGCGGTCATGGCGGGTCCTCTGCTCGGCCAGGCGCATACGCAGGCGGTCGCGCGCCTCCACCAGATCGATGCGCTCCAGAAGCTCCTTCTCCAGCTCCGTGAGCTCCCTCTTCGCAACCGGCTGCTCCAGCCATTCCAGGAGCTCGTCCGTCAGCGCCAGCGCCTCGTCCGGCACGCCGCGGAAGTGGTGCGCGAACGCACGGTCGAAGGCGTCGAGATCCTGCTCGCGGTGAACGCAGAGGGCGCGGGCAACTTCGTAGAAGCCGTCCAGGATTCCCCGATGTAGCTCGAGGGCCAGCGCCTGGGCGAGCGAAAGCGCCTCCTGAGCGCCGACCCGCACGCCGCGATCGCGCAGCTCGTAGAGGAAGGGAACGAACATCGGTCAGGCCCTCGGGCGCCGTCCGCGCGAGGCCGCCTCCGCGAACGCGATCAGGTCCTGCTCGCGCTTGAGCAGCGCGCCAAGGAAGGGCATGCCGGCGTCCAGCTCGACGGACGCGATTCCCGCCCGCCGCAGCACGGCGATCCAGTCGATCAGCTCGCTCGTCGAGGGACGCTTCCGCAGCCCGTCGACGTCTCGCAGCGAATAGAATGCCCGTAACGTCTGGTCGAGCAGCCTCTGATCCAGATCTGGATGATGGACGCGGACGATCCGCGCCATCAGGTCCTTCTCGGGGAACTCGATGAAGTGGAACACGCAGCGGCGGAGGAACGCGTCCGGCAGCTCCTTCTCTGCATTGGAAGTGATCACCACCACGGGCCGTTCGCGGGCGATCACCTCGTCACCGGTCTCGGTGACGACGAAGCGCATCCGGTCCAGCTCGTGCAGCAGGTCATTGGGGAATTCCAGGTCTGCCTTGTCGATCTCGTCGATCAGGAGGACCACCCGATCGCGCGACGCGAACGCCTGCCCGAGCGGGCCGTGCCTGATGTAGCGGCGGATGTCTTT
Encoded proteins:
- a CDS encoding MoxR family ATPase; this encodes MEFRKFRGTDKYLTSSALESAVNCALALERPLLVRGEPGTGKTQLAEAIASGLGLRLIHWPVKSTTRAQDGLYVYDTVQRLYDSRFGDGDVKDIRRYIRHGPLGQAFASRDRVVLLIDEIDKADLEFPNDLLHELDRMRFVVTETGDEVIARERPVVVITSNAEKELPDAFLRRCVFHFIEFPEKDLMARIVRVHHPDLDQRLLDQTLRAFYSLRDVDGLRKRPSTSELIDWIAVLRRAGIASVELDAGMPFLGALLKREQDLIAFAEAASRGRRPRA
- a CDS encoding VWA domain-containing protein, coding for MFVPFLYELRDRGVRVGAQEALSLAQALALELHRGILDGFYEVARALCVHREQDLDAFDRAFAHHFRGVPDEALALTDELLEWLEQPVAKRELTELEKELLERIDLVEARDRLRMRLAEQRTRHDRGNRWVGTAGTSPHGSGGTHPTGIKVGQAPGGRGALEVAAERHFRDLRSDVTLDTRHIEVALRRLRAFVREGALDELDIETTIDKTARNAGELEIALRPPRRSNLRVLLLLDVGGSMDPHAHVCERLFSAAKRATHFKELRTYYFHNCIYGRVYESAGLIRGIPVLRLLQDCDPSWRLIVVGDALMSPWELQSSGSRWSFSEDSGAPGVAWLAHLAQHFLHAAWLNPEPQVAWYGTAEVIRRILPMYRLTQDGLLEAVHHLMKGGARH
- a CDS encoding rhomboid family intramembrane serine protease, translating into MLLRLVSDFRRAMDLSLVLDEEGIGHELRNAGEERWALIIADDDSARAEAAIAAFERENPVARSQREEPPRPPAAAVASGLAFFFALLAFHVWTGPQSADSRWFSRGSADAAAILAGEAWRTVTALTLHADAGHAVGNAVLGGLLLALLARALGPGVAAILLLVAGASGTFLAAELVRREFVSVGASTAVFGALGSLAALPQHRRRPWVALGAGLALLAFLGTSKRADFAGHLCGFVAGVLLGAGISLVPPLRSRAAQLVLAAIAASAPLAAWILALR
- a CDS encoding M20/M25/M40 family metallo-hydrolase translates to MPTLDAPRTLQSSQRIWEQEIVPALYEYIRIPNKSPAYDARWQQNMDRAVSLIEGWCRRQAVEGLAVEVIRLEGRTPVILMEIPGQGSETVLLYGHLDKQPEMTGWRQGLSPWNPVREGDKLYGRGGADDGYASFASLAALRLVQEQALPHARCIVLIEACEESGSTDLPAYIAHLAPRIGKPSLIVCLDSGCGNYDQLWMTTSLRGLVGGNLRVEILGEGVHSGDASGIVPESFRILRQLLSRIDDEQNGKVKLDAVHVQVPAERLKQARLTAEVLGDEVWNKFPFVPGARPAVTDKVEMILNRSWRPALSITGIEGLPPLESAGSVLRPFTACKISLRIPPRIDPVAATRAVKDALEKDPPYGARVSFEGEKSGIGWDSPPLAQWLSSSVDRASRNYFGKPPMALGEGGSIPFMGMLGEKFPDAQFLITGVLGPGSNAHGPNEFLHIPTGIRLTACVASVIADHFAR